One region of Campylobacter concisus genomic DNA includes:
- a CDS encoding aldolase/citrate lyase family protein: MYSIEKKLYEQLCFLRDQYDLQGIKAEFEAEGSSFRDLMRLRRLTSKVGVKLYLKIGGVEAIRDIKDAIEIDVDGLIAPMVESKFGAKKFYDSILNIYGGHEIHTTLNIETKSAIENFDEILEYANGKFNNITIGRSDLTASYFDENIKPDSDFTFELLKKVALKMDATDMTFTVGGSVSARTIEILDQKYQKLKKLIYKLETRKVILPTKIFLEKENAIKEALKFEELYILSKKEFSDMQIGSELSRLTELKRRLQ; the protein is encoded by the coding sequence ATGTATAGTATAGAAAAAAAATTATATGAGCAATTGTGTTTTCTTAGGGATCAGTATGATTTACAAGGCATAAAAGCAGAATTTGAAGCAGAAGGATCTTCGTTTAGAGATTTGATGAGGTTAAGAAGACTAACTTCTAAGGTGGGGGTTAAACTATATTTAAAAATAGGTGGTGTAGAAGCTATAAGGGATATAAAAGATGCCATCGAGATTGATGTGGATGGATTGATAGCCCCAATGGTGGAGAGTAAATTTGGTGCCAAAAAATTTTATGATAGTATTTTAAATATTTATGGTGGGCATGAAATTCATACTACATTAAATATAGAAACAAAAAGCGCAATAGAAAATTTTGATGAAATTTTAGAGTACGCAAATGGCAAATTCAATAACATAACTATTGGTAGGAGCGATTTAACTGCATCATATTTTGATGAAAATATCAAGCCAGATAGTGACTTTACTTTTGAACTTTTAAAAAAAGTTGCTCTTAAAATGGATGCCACAGATATGACTTTTACGGTTGGCGGTAGTGTTTCTGCTAGAACAATAGAAATTTTAGATCAAAAATATCAAAAACTAAAAAAATTGATATATAAACTTGAAACTAGGAAAGTTATACTACCAACAAAAATATTCTTAGAAAAAGAAAATGCAATAAAAGAAGCTTTGAAATTTGAAGAGTTATATATATTATCAAAAAAAGAATTTAGTGATATGCAGATTGGATCAGAATTATCAAGGCTAACAGAGCTAAAAAGGAGATTGCAATGA
- a CDS encoding mannose-1-phosphate guanylyltransferase/mannose-6-phosphate isomerase: MTNILLCGGSGTRLWPISRTLMPKQFIKLFDDRSLFQLTALRNSEICDNTFVITNIDHYYLAMDQIENLNITNFKYLLEPVGRNTAPAITLACLALDPNEIVLVTPSDHLIKEIKVYYTSVKAAKKLAEQNFLVTFGIKPKSPETGFGYIESYNGDVKAFYEKPDYERAVKFLKDQNFYWNSGMFVFKVGVFLDQMKIFAPEILEACKLAFDNAKKDEIDIKIDVIDMQNIPQNSIDYAVMEKSDIVKMVALDAPWSDLGSFDSLDEQLPKDISGNTINSDLLQINSHNNLVLSSGKKIALIDVDDLTVVDTKDALLISKKSSSQKVKNVVEILKDESSELCNAHVTTNRPWGNYTVLENQDGYKIKIIEVKPGKRLSLQKHFHRNEHWIVLSGSATVTIGEITRLVCPNESIYIKMGEVHRLSNEGKIPVVLIEAQVGEYTGEDDIIRLDDDFKR; encoded by the coding sequence ATGACAAATATATTATTATGTGGTGGTTCTGGTACGAGGTTATGGCCTATTAGCAGGACTTTAATGCCAAAACAATTTATTAAATTATTTGATGACAGGTCACTTTTTCAGCTAACTGCACTACGAAATAGTGAAATTTGTGACAATACATTCGTGATAACAAATATCGATCACTACTACTTGGCGATGGATCAGATAGAAAATTTAAATATCACAAATTTTAAATATCTGCTCGAGCCAGTTGGTAGAAATACTGCACCAGCGATCACGCTAGCTTGCCTTGCACTTGATCCAAATGAGATTGTTTTAGTAACCCCTTCAGATCATTTGATAAAAGAGATTAAAGTATATTACACAAGTGTAAAAGCTGCAAAGAAACTGGCAGAGCAAAATTTCTTGGTTACCTTTGGTATAAAGCCAAAGTCACCTGAGACAGGATTTGGATATATAGAGAGCTATAATGGTGATGTAAAGGCTTTTTATGAAAAGCCAGACTATGAAAGGGCGGTAAAATTTCTAAAAGATCAAAATTTCTACTGGAATTCAGGTATGTTTGTCTTTAAGGTAGGCGTTTTCTTGGATCAGATGAAAATTTTTGCTCCTGAGATACTTGAAGCGTGTAAACTTGCTTTTGATAACGCAAAAAAAGATGAAATTGATATCAAAATAGACGTTATCGACATGCAAAATATCCCACAAAATAGCATAGATTATGCTGTGATGGAAAAGTCAGATATCGTAAAAATGGTAGCTTTAGATGCGCCTTGGAGTGATCTTGGAAGCTTTGATAGTTTGGATGAGCAGCTGCCAAAAGATATCAGTGGTAATACAATAAATAGTGATCTTTTACAGATAAATTCTCACAATAATCTAGTCCTATCTAGTGGCAAAAAAATAGCCTTAATAGATGTCGATGATCTAACTGTAGTTGATACAAAAGATGCTCTTTTAATATCTAAAAAATCGTCTAGCCAAAAAGTAAAAAATGTGGTGGAAATTTTAAAAGATGAGAGCTCTGAGCTTTGTAATGCCCATGTCACGACAAATAGACCATGGGGAAACTACACTGTTCTTGAAAATCAAGATGGTTATAAGATAAAGATAATAGAGGTAAAACCTGGCAAAAGACTATCTTTGCAAAAGCATTTTCATAGAAATGAGCATTGGATAGTGCTATCAGGAAGTGCCACTGTGACGATCGGTGAGATAACTAGGCTTGTTTGTCCTAATGAGTCTATCTATATAAAAATGGGTGAAGTTCATAGACTATCTAATGAAGGAAAAATTCCTGTGGTTTTAATAGAAGCTCAGGTCGGCGAATATACAGGCGAAGATGATATAATTCGCCTAGATGATGATTTTAAAAGGTAA
- the gmd gene encoding GDP-mannose 4,6-dehydratase: MDKKVALITGITGQDGSYLAEFLLKKGYIVHGIKRRTSLFNTDRIDHLYQDPHVDNRNFFLHYGDMTDSMNLTRIIQEVQPDEIYNLAAMSHVHVSFETPEYVANADGTGTLRLLEAIRILGLEKKTKIYQASTSELYGKVQETPQSETTPFYPRSPYAVAKMYAYWITVNYREAYGIFACNGILFNHESPVRGETFVTRKITRAASKIALGLQDKLYLGNLDAKRDWGHAKDYVKMMWMILQAPEPEDWVIATGQTTAVRDFVKFAFAYAGINLRFEGAGVDEVGVVDSLNFEKAKELNLNLSHLSIGQTVVCVDPRYFRPTEVDLLLGDPSKAEKKLGWKREFNLQDLVNDMMKSDLKLMTKDVYLKDGGYETMSYFE, translated from the coding sequence ATGGATAAAAAAGTAGCGTTAATAACTGGTATAACGGGTCAAGATGGATCGTATCTGGCGGAATTTTTACTAAAAAAAGGCTATATAGTCCATGGTATAAAAAGGCGAACGAGTCTTTTTAATACAGACAGGATAGATCATCTTTACCAAGATCCGCACGTTGATAATAGAAACTTTTTCTTGCACTATGGCGACATGACGGACTCTATGAATCTGACAAGGATCATCCAAGAGGTGCAGCCAGATGAAATTTACAACCTAGCTGCCATGAGCCATGTACATGTTAGTTTTGAGACACCAGAATATGTCGCAAATGCTGATGGTACAGGCACTCTTAGATTGCTTGAAGCTATAAGGATATTAGGGCTTGAGAAAAAGACTAAAATTTATCAAGCCTCTACATCTGAGCTTTACGGAAAAGTGCAAGAGACGCCGCAAAGCGAAACGACTCCATTTTATCCAAGAAGTCCTTATGCGGTCGCAAAGATGTATGCGTACTGGATAACTGTTAATTATAGAGAGGCTTATGGCATTTTTGCTTGTAATGGCATATTGTTTAATCACGAATCACCAGTTAGAGGCGAGACATTCGTAACCAGAAAGATCACAAGAGCAGCTAGTAAGATAGCGCTTGGGCTTCAAGACAAGCTTTATCTTGGAAATTTAGACGCCAAAAGAGACTGGGGCCATGCAAAAGACTATGTGAAGATGATGTGGATGATACTGCAAGCCCCAGAGCCAGAAGACTGGGTGATAGCGACTGGCCAAACAACAGCGGTTAGAGATTTTGTAAAATTTGCATTTGCTTATGCTGGTATAAATTTGAGATTTGAAGGGGCTGGCGTAGATGAGGTAGGAGTCGTGGACTCACTAAATTTTGAAAAAGCAAAAGAGTTAAATTTAAATTTGTCCCATTTAAGTATCGGGCAAACTGTGGTTTGTGTGGATCCAAGATATTTTAGGCCAACAGAGGTTGACTTACTGCTTGGAGATCCTAGTAAAGCAGAGAAAAAACTAGGCTGGAAGAGAGAATTTAACCTTCAAGATCTAGTAAACGATATGATGAAGTCGGACTTAAAGCTCATGACAAAAGATGTCTATCTAAAAGATGGCGGATATGAGACAATGAGCTATTTCGAGTAA
- a CDS encoding NAD-dependent epimerase/dehydratase family protein translates to MANILITGGAGFIGTALAIRLKHLNHNVTIVDLDKKFIPMHNNFVKYSLDIRECENFKKIENLKIDYIFHLAAQTASIISQENPTLDVDTNVKGTLNICNYARKCGAKKIIFTSSMATYGNINGKIKETDMQIPLSNYGVSKIAGEYYIKMFNQFGIKNTIFRLFNVYGPGQDMSNLKQGMASIFMAQSIISNEIKVTGSFDRYRDFIYIDDVVDSLILGLNGTTDGQIYNVGSGKATTVKEIINLIIELNDKPKNQFRIINIGSHEGDQFGSIADISKLKKLGWIPKMDLKSGLEKMYIYAKEILV, encoded by the coding sequence GTGGCTAATATACTAATAACAGGTGGTGCTGGATTTATAGGAACCGCACTAGCCATAAGACTAAAACATCTAAATCATAATGTTACTATTGTGGATTTAGATAAAAAATTTATACCTATGCATAATAACTTTGTTAAATATTCTTTGGATATTAGGGAATGTGAAAATTTTAAAAAAATAGAAAATTTAAAAATTGATTATATTTTCCATTTGGCGGCTCAAACAGCAAGTATAATATCGCAAGAAAATCCAACACTGGATGTAGATACAAATGTTAAGGGCACATTAAATATTTGTAATTACGCCAGAAAGTGTGGTGCTAAAAAAATTATTTTTACTTCATCTATGGCAACATATGGCAATATAAATGGCAAAATAAAAGAAACTGACATGCAAATACCGTTATCTAATTATGGCGTGTCAAAAATAGCAGGGGAATATTACATAAAAATGTTTAATCAGTTTGGTATAAAAAATACTATATTCAGACTATTTAACGTATATGGGCCAGGTCAAGACATGTCAAATTTAAAACAAGGAATGGCAAGCATATTCATGGCACAGTCAATCATATCAAATGAGATAAAAGTTACAGGTTCTTTTGATAGGTATAGAGATTTTATTTATATTGATGATGTAGTAGATTCTTTGATTCTTGGACTTAATGGTACAACAGATGGACAAATTTATAACGTAGGGTCAGGTAAGGCTACTACTGTTAAAGAAATCATAAATTTAATAATAGAATTAAATGATAAACCAAAAAATCAATTTAGGATTATAAATATAGGATCTCATGAAGGTGATCAATTTGGTTCAATTGCAGATATATCAAAATTAAAAAAATTAGGCTGGATACCCAAAATGGATTTAAAATCAGGATTAGAAAAAATGTATATATATGCAAAGGAGATTTTAGTATGA
- a CDS encoding cytidylyltransferase domain-containing protein, producing the protein MNVVALLTGRGNNTLKDKNILPVLGHPLISYPANAAKNTELVRYFYVSSDDDKILDIACNLGYKKIKRPNELAIPTAKHIDAILHAVEFMNKHDNLRPDILIVLLANSVTLKSEWIERGIRQIINDPSITSVVPVYQDQDHHPYRAKRLNENGSLDTFFDFSDMEVSTNRQELEPCYFLCHNFWILNMKNSLYSKDGQKPWTFLGKNIKPMFVEKCFDIHTIEDLKESEAWILKNQKK; encoded by the coding sequence ATGAATGTAGTTGCTCTTTTAACTGGAAGAGGCAATAATACTCTTAAGGATAAGAATATATTGCCGGTGTTGGGTCATCCTCTTATTAGTTACCCTGCAAATGCTGCGAAAAATACGGAATTAGTAAGATATTTTTATGTGAGTAGTGATGATGATAAGATATTAGATATTGCTTGTAATTTAGGTTATAAAAAAATAAAGAGGCCGAATGAGCTGGCAATTCCAACAGCAAAACATATAGACGCCATACTTCATGCAGTTGAGTTTATGAATAAACATGATAACTTGAGACCAGATATTTTGATAGTGCTTCTAGCCAATTCTGTAACATTAAAGAGTGAGTGGATTGAAAGAGGAATTAGACAAATAATAAATGATCCTTCTATAACATCTGTAGTTCCAGTATATCAAGACCAAGACCATCATCCATATAGAGCGAAGAGGCTTAATGAAAATGGCAGTTTAGATACCTTTTTTGATTTTTCAGATATGGAGGTTTCTACAAATAGGCAGGAGCTAGAACCATGTTATTTTTTATGTCACAACTTTTGGATTTTAAACATGAAAAATTCACTTTATAGTAAAGATGGACAAAAACCTTGGACTTTTTTAGGTAAAAATATTAAGCCAATGTTTGTAGAAAAATGTTTTGACATACATACAATTGAAGATTTAAAGGAGTCTGAGGCTTGGATATTAAAAAATCAAAAGAAATAA
- a CDS encoding flippase — MIDKIISLKNHQGFMKYFKNTSWLFFEKILRMFVGLFVGIWVARYLGPERFGLFSYAQSFVGLFVAIATLGLDGIVVRELVKDESRTNELIGTAFYLKLIGAILTLLVLVIATQFTSNDRYTNLLVFIIASATIFQSFNVVDMYFQSKVLSKYVVFSNIISLFIGSIIKITLILINAPLVAFAWAILFDSIVLALGFIYFFLKYSTLEIKKIKFSKVVAIILLKDSWPMAITILVIMSYSNLNQILIANFLGNEQLGYYSVAYRICTLVDFIPIIIVGSLFPTIVNLKKYSLSYINRLQSLSNLLVLLAFLYSIFICFFAKEIIIMLYGDGYYIAIEILQILSFSCVFSFIGYLSGRIFIIYNLGKIYLFRAILGLVVLYCFSIILLPHYGLKGGAISLLVAEFFVVFVSDIFFLKETKDILIIKIKSLYSFFSIRFI, encoded by the coding sequence ATGATAGATAAAATAATATCATTAAAAAATCATCAAGGCTTTATGAAGTATTTTAAAAATACATCATGGCTTTTTTTTGAAAAAATACTTCGTATGTTTGTTGGGCTTTTTGTGGGGATTTGGGTGGCTAGATACTTGGGTCCTGAGAGGTTTGGACTTTTTTCATATGCTCAAAGCTTTGTAGGGCTTTTTGTTGCCATTGCTACGCTCGGACTTGATGGTATAGTAGTAAGGGAGCTAGTAAAGGATGAAAGTAGAACAAATGAGCTAATAGGTACTGCTTTTTACCTTAAGCTCATCGGTGCTATTTTGACGCTATTAGTTTTGGTAATTGCTACCCAGTTTACTTCAAATGATAGGTATACAAATTTATTAGTATTTATCATAGCTAGCGCTACTATATTTCAATCATTTAATGTAGTAGATATGTATTTTCAATCAAAAGTTTTATCAAAATATGTAGTATTTTCTAATATTATCTCTCTTTTTATAGGTAGTATAATAAAGATTACACTCATTTTAATTAACGCTCCACTTGTAGCTTTTGCATGGGCTATCCTATTTGATAGTATAGTTTTGGCTTTAGGATTTATTTATTTTTTCTTGAAATATTCAACATTAGAGATAAAAAAAATAAAATTTAGTAAAGTAGTTGCAATTATTTTACTAAAAGACTCTTGGCCTATGGCGATTACTATTTTGGTGATAATGTCTTATTCTAACTTAAATCAAATACTAATAGCTAATTTTTTAGGTAATGAGCAATTGGGATATTATTCTGTAGCGTATAGGATTTGTACTTTGGTTGATTTTATTCCTATAATTATAGTTGGTTCATTATTCCCAACAATTGTTAATTTAAAAAAATATTCACTAAGTTATATCAACAGGTTGCAATCTCTATCAAATTTATTAGTATTACTCGCGTTTCTGTATTCTATATTTATTTGCTTTTTTGCAAAAGAGATCATAATTATGCTTTATGGAGACGGGTATTATATAGCAATTGAAATTTTACAGATTCTGTCATTTTCTTGTGTATTTTCGTTTATTGGATATTTGAGTGGTAGAATATTTATTATTTATAATCTAGGAAAGATATATTTATTTAGGGCAATACTTGGGCTAGTAGTATTATATTGTTTTAGTATCATTTTATTACCGCATTACGGATTGAAAGGTGGAGCTATAAGCTTATTGGTTGCTGAATTTTTTGTTGTCTTTGTGTCAGATATTTTTTTTCTTAAAGAGACAAAAGATATACTAATTATAAAAATTAAGAGTCTATATTCTTTTTTTAGCATAAGATTTATATAG
- a CDS encoding GDP-L-fucose synthase family protein, protein MDKNSKIYVAGHKGLVGSAIVKNLRSKGYENIITRTHGELDLMDQKAVYEFFEKEKPEYVVLAAAKVGGIVANSTYRADFIYENLQIQNNVIHQSYVHKVKKLLFLGSTCIYPKNAPQPMSEDVLLTSPLEYTNEPYAIAKIAGMKMCESYNLQYGTNFISVMPTNLYGPNDNFDLETSHVLPALIRKIHLAKLLSEEKFDEVVKDIKAKDTNEGITCLSKFGISKERVEIWGTGKPRREFLHSEDMADACVFLLENRDFKDTYDKNSKEIRNTHVNIGTGKDISIKELANLVKNIVGFKGELCFNDSKPDGTILKLTDPSKLHSLGWKHKIELEDGIKTLYEWYLKINDR, encoded by the coding sequence ATGGATAAGAATAGCAAAATTTATGTAGCAGGACACAAGGGTCTGGTAGGCTCTGCTATAGTGAAAAATTTACGATCAAAGGGCTATGAAAATATAATCACAAGAACTCATGGCGAGCTTGATCTAATGGATCAAAAAGCTGTTTATGAATTTTTTGAAAAAGAAAAGCCTGAGTATGTGGTGCTAGCTGCTGCAAAGGTCGGTGGAATAGTGGCCAATAGCACTTATAGGGCTGATTTTATCTATGAAAACTTACAAATTCAAAATAATGTGATCCATCAAAGTTATGTGCATAAGGTAAAAAAACTATTATTTTTGGGAAGCACTTGCATATATCCTAAAAATGCCCCACAGCCAATGAGCGAAGATGTGCTTTTGACATCTCCACTTGAATACACAAATGAGCCATACGCAATAGCTAAAATAGCTGGCATGAAGATGTGTGAGAGCTATAATTTACAGTACGGCACAAATTTTATATCTGTTATGCCTACAAATTTATATGGTCCAAACGACAACTTTGATCTAGAAACCTCGCATGTTTTGCCGGCGCTTATAAGAAAGATACACCTAGCAAAACTTTTAAGCGAAGAAAAATTTGATGAAGTGGTAAAAGATATAAAAGCAAAAGATACAAACGAAGGCATAACTTGTCTTAGTAAATTTGGCATTTCAAAAGAGCGAGTAGAAATTTGGGGCACAGGAAAACCTAGACGAGAGTTTCTGCACTCAGAAGATATGGCTGATGCTTGTGTATTTTTATTGGAAAATAGAGATTTTAAAGATACTTATGATAAAAATAGCAAAGAGATAAGAAATACTCATGTAAATATAGGTACGGGCAAAGATATCTCTATAAAAGAGCTAGCAAATTTAGTTAAAAATATAGTTGGTTTTAAAGGTGAGCTATGCTTTAATGATAGCAAGCCCGATGGTACGATACTAAAACTAACAGACCCATCTAAGCTCCACTCTCTTGGTTGGAAACATAAAATAGAGCTTGAAGATGGAATAAAAACACTTTATGAGTGGTATTTGAAAATAAATGATAGATAA
- a CDS encoding DNA-binding protein: MLKDKIINNESGIVLYGLTPPKAEFDEVKLKEIAAKWDKRITDVQADGLVLYEIQDESSRIKSERTFEFSDTLSPEIYYSKYLNLKTPSIFYRVANKYNESEFRANLAKSSSDINVFVGVASGKVEPKMSLERAYEIARDEFKELVVGGVCIAERHAKKGDEEQRMSQKAKMGAKFFISQAVFDINLAKNLLTSVAKSGLNLPIILTFTTCGTPKTLEFIKWLGISVDEKSEKRMLGSDDLLATASQICLENFAELYEFAKKLGINVGVNVESVMAKRAEIEASLELTHKMREVF, translated from the coding sequence ATGTTAAAAGATAAGATCATAAACAATGAAAGTGGCATAGTGCTTTATGGCCTAACGCCTCCAAAGGCTGAATTTGACGAGGTGAAGCTTAAAGAGATCGCTGCAAAATGGGACAAGAGGATTACAGATGTGCAGGCTGATGGCTTGGTGCTTTATGAGATCCAAGATGAAAGTAGCCGTATAAAAAGCGAGCGAACTTTTGAATTTAGTGATACATTAAGCCCTGAAATTTACTACTCAAAATATCTAAATTTAAAGACACCAAGCATCTTTTATAGGGTCGCGAATAAATATAATGAGAGTGAATTTAGAGCAAATTTAGCCAAAAGTAGTAGCGATATAAATGTTTTTGTTGGCGTTGCTTCTGGTAAAGTAGAGCCCAAAATGAGCCTAGAGCGTGCTTATGAGATCGCTAGAGATGAGTTTAAAGAGCTTGTAGTGGGTGGTGTTTGCATAGCTGAGAGGCACGCTAAAAAGGGTGATGAAGAGCAAAGGATGAGCCAAAAGGCCAAAATGGGAGCAAAATTTTTCATCTCACAGGCGGTTTTTGATATAAATTTGGCTAAAAATTTACTAACAAGCGTGGCAAAAAGTGGGTTAAATTTGCCTATTATTTTGACTTTTACTACTTGTGGCACGCCAAAAACGCTAGAGTTTATAAAGTGGCTTGGCATAAGCGTTGATGAAAAGAGCGAAAAAAGGATGCTTGGGAGTGATGATCTTTTAGCCACGGCATCGCAAATTTGCCTTGAAAATTTCGCAGAGCTTTATGAATTTGCTAAAAAGCTTGGTATAAATGTCGGTGTCAATGTTGAAAGTGTAATGGCAAAAAGAGCTGAGATAGAAGCGAGCCTAGAGCTAACACACAAGATGAGAGAGGTGTTTTGA
- the metE gene encoding 5-methyltetrahydropteroyltriglutamate--homocysteine S-methyltransferase encodes MIKSYVLGFPRIGEKRELKRALEGFWAGKEGFSEENLQETAKTLRQRHWKYQQDAGISAISVNDFSFYDLMLDNIIAFGATPPRFANLSGLEQYFACSRGNKNGVAMEMTKWFNTNYHYIVPELSSESKFSLKADKILNEYKEAKANGVKGKVNLIGPITFLALSKTTDGSCPFKHLDALVGEYKKLLEQISKLDDEILVQFDEPIFVTDKNESDLLPLITKVYNELTGIASNIKIVFATYFEHAIKAVSEVAKTKIYGIALDFIHGKRNFEALETIKNSHLTLFAGVIDGRNIWKSNIDDKVKLVREISEKIGGKDFYIGTSCSLLHVPYTLKYEENLNPEIKSWLSFAVEKLDEIKIITKLANGEKLDEAEAKIYEENKNAVKTRATSKLIHSESVQKRVKNLSKFERDEKFEDRIKIQRETLKYGILPTTTIGSFPQTVDLRVLRQNFKKGEIDAAAYEAGIKKYIDHCVKFQEDIGLDVLVHGEPERNDMVEYFGEQISGYAFSQNGWVQSYGSRCVKPPLLFGDVSRPEPMTVKWMKYAQSITKHVMKGMLTGPVTMLNWSFVRDDLPRSEVAKQLALCIYDEIADLQNAGIRVIQVDEAAFKEGYPLRAENIPAYEKFAVDCFKLSVSSAEAKTQIHTHMCYSEFNDIIKTIEAMDADVISIETARSGNELLKIFKAVGYKQEVGPGVYDIHSPRVPSVEEIVAQIKALLEVLPKEQLWINPDCGLKTRKWEEVEPSLKNMVEAVKIVRGL; translated from the coding sequence ACACTGGAAATATCAACAAGACGCTGGCATTTCGGCTATTAGCGTTAATGATTTTTCATTTTACGACCTAATGCTTGATAACATCATCGCTTTTGGCGCTACGCCTCCAAGATTTGCAAATTTAAGCGGCTTAGAGCAATATTTTGCTTGCTCAAGAGGCAATAAAAATGGCGTTGCGATGGAGATGACAAAGTGGTTTAACACAAATTACCACTACATCGTGCCAGAGCTTAGCAGCGAGAGTAAATTTAGCCTAAAAGCGGACAAAATTTTAAATGAATACAAAGAGGCGAAGGCTAACGGCGTAAAAGGCAAGGTAAATTTGATCGGTCCTATCACATTTTTGGCCCTTTCAAAGACGACTGACGGCAGCTGCCCATTTAAGCACCTTGACGCGCTTGTAGGCGAGTATAAAAAGCTACTTGAGCAAATTTCTAAGCTTGATGATGAAATTTTAGTGCAGTTTGACGAGCCGATCTTTGTAACTGACAAAAATGAAAGCGATCTTTTGCCACTTATAACTAAGGTTTATAACGAGCTAACGGGCATTGCTAGCAATATCAAAATCGTATTTGCGACATATTTTGAGCATGCGATTAAAGCAGTTAGCGAAGTGGCTAAAACTAAAATTTACGGCATCGCACTTGACTTCATCCATGGCAAGAGAAATTTCGAGGCACTTGAGACTATCAAAAATAGCCATTTGACACTATTTGCTGGTGTGATCGATGGTAGAAACATCTGGAAAAGCAACATTGATGATAAGGTAAAACTTGTTCGTGAAATTTCAGAAAAAATAGGCGGCAAAGACTTTTATATCGGCACTTCATGCTCACTTCTTCACGTGCCATACACTCTAAAATATGAAGAGAATTTAAACCCAGAGATAAAAAGCTGGCTAAGCTTTGCGGTTGAGAAGCTTGATGAGATCAAGATCATCACAAAACTAGCAAACGGCGAGAAACTTGATGAGGCTGAAGCAAAAATTTACGAAGAGAACAAAAATGCAGTTAAAACTCGCGCTACTTCGAAGCTCATCCACTCTGAAAGCGTCCAAAAGCGCGTTAAAAATTTAAGTAAATTTGAGCGTGATGAGAAATTTGAAGACCGCATCAAAATTCAACGTGAAACGCTAAAATATGGTATCTTGCCAACAACAACGATAGGTAGCTTCCCTCAAACTGTTGATCTTCGCGTACTTCGCCAAAATTTCAAAAAAGGCGAGATCGACGCAGCTGCTTATGAAGCAGGTATCAAAAAATATATCGATCACTGCGTGAAATTTCAAGAAGATATCGGCCTAGACGTGCTAGTACACGGCGAGCCAGAGAGAAACGACATGGTTGAGTACTTTGGCGAGCAGATCAGCGGATATGCATTTAGCCAAAATGGCTGGGTACAAAGCTACGGCAGCCGCTGCGTCAAGCCACCACTTCTCTTTGGTGACGTAAGCCGCCCAGAGCCGATGACTGTTAAGTGGATGAAATACGCTCAAAGCATCACAAAACACGTAATGAAGGGCATGCTAACAGGTCCTGTGACTATGCTAAACTGGAGCTTTGTGCGTGACGATCTTCCAAGAAGCGAGGTGGCAAAGCAACTTGCGCTTTGTATCTATGACGAGATCGCAGACCTTCAAAATGCAGGCATCAGAGTGATCCAAGTCGATGAGGCAGCATTTAAAGAGGGCTATCCGCTAAGAGCCGAAAATATACCAGCTTATGAGAAATTTGCGGTTGATTGCTTCAAGCTTTCAGTAAGCTCGGCTGAGGCGAAAACTCAGATCCACACGCATATGTGCTACTCTGAATTTAACGATATTATTAAGACCATTGAAGCAATGGACGCTGATGTTATCAGTATCGAAACTGCAAGAAGCGGCAACGAACTACTTAAAATTTTCAAAGCCGTTGGCTACAAACAAGAGGTCGGACCTGGCGTTTACGACATCCACAGCCCACGTGTGCCAAGTGTTGAGGAGATCGTCGCTCAGATCAAAGCTCTACTTGAAGTCTTGCCAAAAGAGCAACTCTGGATCAACCCAGATTGTGGCCTAAAAACTAGAAAATGGGAAGAGGTCGAGCCAAGCCTTAAAAACATGGTAGAAGCCGTCAAGATCGTAAGAGGTCTATAA